Proteins co-encoded in one Acidobacteriota bacterium genomic window:
- a CDS encoding VWA domain-containing protein, with amino-acid sequence MLVLMPGGNASGQASSSPETGTSVQSPVATLTVDARLVNLPVVVRDKKGALVSGLTKEDFSLQVDGHPQTIRYFDIDSNLPLTLGLLIDTSLSQRNVIDEERSASGTFLDEMLKTTKDQAFVIQFARQVELLQDLTNSRPKLQAGLKEIDTPSPNQRTNDPQADPGDPNDSSSGRSHRGGGRIGGGTALYDATFLASDELMSKQKGRKAVIILSDGVDNGSKETLVKAIEAAQRADTIVYAIYFKGQESGGWQRDDRQRGGGFPGGRFPGGGGGYPGGRGGGYPGGGPGGGGGGRGGGTNSHVDGKKILERMAQETGGRLFEVTKKQTVAQIYDQIAQELRAQYRLGYTPDQVTAADGYHQIDLTTRKKDLYVQTRDGYYTGK; translated from the coding sequence ATGCTCGTACTCATGCCTGGAGGGAATGCCTCAGGACAGGCATCGTCCTCACCGGAGACTGGGACGTCTGTGCAGTCTCCGGTGGCTACGCTCACAGTCGATGCTCGCCTGGTGAACCTGCCGGTAGTGGTTCGAGACAAGAAAGGCGCGCTTGTCTCAGGCCTGACGAAAGAAGACTTTTCCTTGCAGGTCGATGGGCATCCACAAACGATCCGCTACTTCGATATCGATTCCAATCTGCCTCTAACTCTTGGCCTGCTTATTGATACGAGCCTGAGTCAACGAAATGTGATCGACGAGGAGCGCTCAGCGAGCGGTACCTTTCTCGACGAGATGCTGAAGACGACGAAGGACCAGGCCTTTGTGATCCAGTTCGCTCGCCAGGTGGAGCTGCTGCAGGACCTGACGAACTCCCGGCCAAAGCTGCAGGCCGGCCTGAAAGAGATTGATACTCCCAGCCCGAACCAGCGGACGAACGATCCCCAGGCTGACCCGGGTGATCCGAACGATTCCAGCTCGGGCCGCAGCCATCGCGGTGGAGGCCGCATCGGCGGAGGAACGGCATTGTACGATGCTACGTTTCTGGCCTCCGACGAACTCATGAGCAAGCAGAAGGGGCGGAAGGCCGTCATTATCCTTTCGGACGGCGTTGACAACGGCAGCAAAGAGACGCTGGTGAAGGCGATTGAAGCAGCGCAGCGCGCCGACACGATCGTCTACGCGATCTATTTCAAAGGGCAGGAGAGCGGAGGCTGGCAGAGAGACGATCGTCAGCGCGGAGGCGGCTTTCCAGGAGGAAGGTTTCCGGGCGGCGGTGGAGGCTATCCCGGCGGTCGCGGTGGAGGCTATCCCGGCGGCGGCCCTGGCGGCGGCGGTGGGGGCCGCGGCGGAGGAACCAACAGCCATGTCGATGGCAAGAAGATTCTGGAGCGCATGGCGCAGGAGACTGGTGGACGTCTATTTGAGGTCACGAAGAAGCAGACCGTAGCGCAAATCTACGATCAGATTGCCCAGGAACTCCGCGCACAATATCGTTTGGGTTACACGCCCGACCAGGTTACAGCAGCGGACGGCTATCACCAGATTGATCTGACAACCCGCAAAAAAGACCTGTACGTGCAGACCAGGGACGGCTACTACACGGGCAAGTAG
- a CDS encoding thioredoxin family protein, with protein MHSGSRNIVTAVLFSLLIAPTAVTAQTVVPFVKKHLYSAEANPWTDISAAVKKAKAEKKRVILDFGGDWCGDCQVLDIYMHQSPNAELIEKHFVVVHIDIGRMDHNVAVADKYKVPIKKGVPALAVLDGNGKLLYSQQNKEFENMSGMKSSDVTAFLNRWKA; from the coding sequence ATGCACTCAGGTTCACGCAATATCGTCACGGCAGTTCTGTTCTCTTTGTTGATTGCTCCAACCGCCGTGACTGCGCAGACGGTGGTTCCATTCGTCAAAAAACACCTTTACTCGGCGGAGGCCAATCCGTGGACCGATATCTCTGCCGCGGTCAAGAAGGCGAAGGCGGAGAAGAAGCGCGTGATCCTCGACTTTGGTGGAGACTGGTGCGGCGACTGCCAGGTGCTGGATATCTATATGCACCAGAGCCCGAATGCCGAGTTGATCGAAAAACATTTCGTGGTGGTTCACATCGATATTGGCCGCATGGACCACAACGTTGCGGTCGCGGACAAGTACAAGGTCCCGATCAAGAAGGGTGTGCCAGCCCTGGCGGTGCTCGATGGCAACGGCAAGCTCCTTTACTCGCAGCAGAATAAAGAGTTTGAGAATATGAGCGGAATGAAGTCGAGCGATGTTACCGCGTTTCTAAACCGCTGGAAGGCGTGA
- a CDS encoding ROK family protein produces the protein MKEVLVIDVGGTNVKVSSTSQRVPLKIPSGPTMTAKLMVDQVKAATQSWRYDCISIGYPGPVSHDRPLAEPHNLAAGWIDFPYQKAFDKPLRFINDAAMQALGGYRGGRMLFLGTGTGLGSAMIFEGVVVPLELAHLPYKKGRTYEEYLGKDGLEWRGKKAWRKSVLDVIARLKAGLVCDYVLLGGGNAKLMKHLPPHVIVGDNSNAVTGGIRLWDTPDERKVLVALRKDDDILTAVGASTGDAKKAGRIVSRSRS, from the coding sequence ATGAAAGAAGTCCTTGTCATCGACGTAGGGGGCACCAACGTTAAGGTGTCCTCGACCAGCCAGCGTGTTCCGTTAAAGATTCCGTCCGGGCCGACAATGACGGCAAAATTGATGGTCGACCAGGTGAAGGCGGCGACTCAGAGTTGGAGGTACGACTGCATCTCCATCGGCTATCCCGGGCCTGTGTCGCACGACCGTCCGCTGGCGGAGCCGCACAACCTTGCTGCTGGTTGGATCGACTTTCCCTATCAGAAGGCATTCGACAAGCCGCTACGTTTTATCAACGACGCGGCGATGCAGGCGCTCGGCGGATACCGCGGCGGAAGGATGCTCTTTCTGGGGACGGGCACGGGGCTGGGGTCGGCGATGATCTTCGAGGGGGTTGTGGTTCCGCTGGAACTGGCGCATCTGCCCTACAAGAAGGGCCGCACCTATGAGGAATATCTGGGCAAGGATGGACTGGAATGGCGCGGCAAGAAGGCCTGGCGCAAGTCCGTGCTGGACGTGATAGCCCGCCTGAAGGCTGGGTTGGTGTGCGATTACGTTCTGCTGGGCGGTGGCAATGCCAAGCTGATGAAGCATCTCCCGCCGCATGTGATTGTGGGCGATAACAGCAATGCGGTGACGGGAGGCATACGGCTCTGGGATACTCCCGATGAACGCAAGGTGCTGGTCGCCCTTCGTAAGGACGACGACATACTGACGGCTGTCGGGGCCTCTACAGGCGACGCGAAGAAGGCAGGCAGAATTGTGAGCCGAAGCCGCTCCTAG
- a CDS encoding YihY/virulence factor BrkB family protein, whose product MRRLLRIHVILHRSFLRAADHDVLNLAQSAAYSAMVALFPALIVAAAIIALLPDTTPVRAQLGMFFDRVLPPDVVPMLDSYFDTHSSKTTHALILAFLVSLTGASSVIATYMEGLRRANDLPFDCWTFWGRRLRAYALVPLSLVPLGIASLFVVFGHFVTMWLAYHVVPAMRTEVYIVASLARWLVAVAASTGLIALIYHMGTPIRQPWRRVLPGAFAATAMWFITTLVFGWYVTRFANYSQVYGSLGAGIALLFWLYIVSLSVFFGAEFNSEFHQHGGSVVPTEAS is encoded by the coding sequence GTGAGACGACTGCTGCGCATTCACGTGATTCTTCATCGCTCGTTTCTGCGCGCGGCGGACCACGACGTTTTGAACCTTGCCCAGTCGGCAGCCTATTCGGCGATGGTGGCCCTGTTTCCTGCGCTGATTGTTGCGGCGGCCATCATCGCGCTGCTGCCAGATACGACCCCCGTTCGAGCACAGCTTGGCATGTTCTTCGATCGCGTGTTGCCTCCCGATGTGGTGCCGATGCTGGACAGCTACTTCGACACGCATAGCTCCAAAACAACGCACGCGCTGATCCTCGCTTTTCTGGTCTCGCTGACAGGGGCCTCGAGCGTGATTGCTACCTATATGGAAGGGCTGCGCCGTGCCAACGACCTGCCTTTTGATTGCTGGACCTTCTGGGGAAGGCGTCTGCGCGCATATGCGCTTGTCCCGCTCTCGCTTGTTCCACTGGGAATAGCCAGTCTGTTTGTCGTCTTTGGGCATTTCGTGACGATGTGGCTCGCGTATCATGTCGTGCCAGCGATGCGGACAGAGGTCTATATTGTGGCCTCGCTTGCCCGCTGGCTGGTTGCTGTGGCCGCATCGACAGGGCTGATTGCGCTGATCTATCACATGGGCACACCTATCCGGCAGCCGTGGCGCCGTGTGCTGCCGGGTGCTTTTGCGGCGACCGCGATGTGGTTTATTACTACGCTGGTCTTTGGCTGGTATGTCACACGCTTTGCCAACTATTCGCAGGTCTACGGCTCGCTGGGCGCAGGCATTGCGCTGTTGTTCTGGTTGTACATCGTTTCACTGAGCGTCTTCTTCGGAGCCGAGTTCAACTCGGAGTTCCACCAGCATGGCGGCTCTGTTGTGCCTACCGAGGCATCATGA
- a CDS encoding EAL domain-containing protein, with amino-acid sequence MAFVCFAITTVLWSALRGSRVEGFVAAAIAGGAAIAALWFLRREYDRKIAGKGAREAESKFLVATEVSLDAFSLLESVRNAAGQIVDFRIQYVNANGEKLTGHSRDQLLGQSLCDRMPILKATGLFDRCCQVVETGTPLNQEYPVPAGNLLQAAWVRYQVVKLGDGLAVTISDISERKAGEERYEHLVEFTDSVIQNAPFSIVATDVQGIITEMNVAAEKLTGYSREDLIRKSPLTILHDERELTARAGDALDTTDNIERFGFEVLSSGAAAGEIEEKEWTLVRKDGSRTPINLAMRAVRSESGEISGFVGISFDITERRQMLQYVTHLATHDQLTGLLGRALLRDKTVEAVERARRYGTKVAVFVIDLDQFKRINDSLGHTSGDQILIEAATRLRRSVRSTDVVARVGGDEFVVVMTDITSIADVEQCAANLVQKLSPEIKVDEHLVNVTASVGVCIYPDFASDAKHLMKRADSAMYAAKERGRNQHQVFSEDMLKETADRLTMEHALRHALANGELSLHYQPQLSLTTGMVTGMEALLRWDNPRLGHVSPTQFIPLAEETGMIVPIGEWVFMTACHEGKALQDELGSDFTISVNLSPRQLQQRNLVDVIERALAISGLAPRNLEIEITENMLMVNSEGNLEKLQKIRELGARISIDDFGTGFCSFSYLLQYQVDRLKIDKSFVKLAGTDPNAAAVVRTIIAMSHGLAIRVVAEGVETEEQLRFLMRRKCDEAQGNYITGPVSFDKFAAAIRSCNGLGILQSALSDSQRLSSSSIRSGAV; translated from the coding sequence ATGGCGTTCGTGTGCTTCGCGATAACAACAGTCCTCTGGAGTGCTCTTCGCGGCTCGCGCGTCGAAGGATTCGTAGCTGCTGCAATTGCAGGCGGCGCGGCCATCGCAGCGTTATGGTTTCTGCGCCGCGAATACGACCGGAAAATTGCAGGCAAAGGCGCGAGAGAAGCTGAGTCGAAGTTCCTGGTTGCAACGGAAGTCAGTCTGGATGCGTTCTCGCTGCTTGAATCTGTGCGCAATGCCGCCGGACAGATCGTCGACTTTCGCATTCAGTATGTCAACGCGAACGGGGAAAAGCTGACAGGGCACTCTCGCGACCAACTCCTCGGACAGAGTCTTTGCGACAGAATGCCAATCCTCAAGGCGACCGGCCTCTTCGACCGCTGTTGTCAGGTGGTTGAAACAGGTACTCCTCTCAACCAGGAGTACCCCGTGCCTGCAGGCAATCTTCTTCAGGCCGCGTGGGTGCGTTACCAGGTTGTCAAGTTGGGAGACGGCCTCGCCGTAACCATCAGCGACATCAGCGAACGCAAGGCAGGCGAGGAACGCTACGAGCACCTGGTTGAGTTCACCGACTCCGTCATTCAGAATGCGCCCTTCAGCATCGTCGCCACCGATGTGCAGGGCATCATCACCGAGATGAATGTGGCAGCGGAAAAGCTCACCGGCTACAGCCGCGAAGACCTGATCCGGAAATCGCCACTCACCATTCTGCACGATGAGCGTGAACTGACGGCAAGGGCGGGCGATGCCCTGGACACTACCGACAACATTGAACGCTTCGGCTTCGAGGTCCTCTCTTCCGGCGCCGCCGCCGGCGAGATCGAAGAAAAAGAGTGGACGCTGGTTCGCAAGGATGGAAGCCGAACGCCAATCAATCTCGCCATGCGAGCGGTTCGCTCGGAGTCGGGCGAGATCAGCGGCTTCGTCGGCATCTCCTTCGACATAACGGAGCGGCGGCAGATGCTGCAGTACGTCACGCATCTGGCCACGCACGATCAGCTTACCGGCCTGCTTGGCCGCGCCCTGCTGCGAGACAAGACCGTTGAGGCCGTAGAGCGCGCGCGCCGTTACGGTACAAAGGTCGCGGTCTTTGTCATCGACCTCGATCAGTTCAAGCGCATCAACGATTCGCTGGGTCACACCTCAGGGGACCAGATCCTGATCGAAGCCGCGACAAGGCTGCGCCGCTCCGTCAGAAGCACCGACGTCGTCGCTCGTGTTGGCGGTGACGAATTTGTTGTTGTCATGACGGACATCACCAGCATCGCCGATGTGGAGCAGTGCGCGGCGAATCTGGTGCAGAAGCTCTCGCCTGAGATCAAGGTCGATGAGCACCTGGTCAACGTAACCGCCAGTGTCGGCGTCTGCATCTACCCCGACTTCGCCTCCGACGCGAAACACCTGATGAAGCGCGCGGACTCTGCCATGTATGCAGCGAAGGAGCGCGGGCGCAACCAGCATCAGGTCTTCAGCGAAGACATGCTAAAGGAGACCGCGGATAGACTCACCATGGAGCATGCGCTCAGGCATGCTCTCGCCAACGGCGAACTGTCGCTGCACTATCAGCCGCAACTCTCGCTCACAACCGGCATGGTCACAGGTATGGAAGCGCTGCTGCGCTGGGACAATCCCCGCCTGGGCCACGTCTCGCCCACACAGTTCATCCCGCTGGCGGAAGAGACTGGAATGATCGTCCCCATCGGCGAATGGGTCTTCATGACGGCGTGCCACGAAGGCAAGGCGCTTCAGGACGAGCTCGGCTCCGACTTCACCATCTCCGTCAACCTCTCTCCGCGCCAGCTACAGCAACGCAACCTGGTGGATGTAATCGAACGCGCCCTGGCCATCAGCGGTCTCGCACCGCGCAACCTCGAGATTGAGATCACGGAAAACATGCTGATGGTGAACTCCGAGGGCAACCTTGAAAAGCTGCAAAAGATACGCGAGCTGGGCGCGCGCATCTCGATCGACGACTTCGGCACCGGCTTTTGCAGCTTCTCTTACCTGCTGCAATACCAGGTCGATCGCCTGAAGATCGATAAGAGCTTCGTCAAGCTGGCGGGAACCGATCCGAACGCAGCAGCCGTGGTGAGGACCATCATTGCGATGTCTCACGGCCTTGCAATCAGGGTCGTCGCCGAAGGCGTCGAGACAGAAGAGCAGCTTCGCTTTCTGATGCGACGCAAATGCGACGAAGCGCAGGGAAACTACATTACCGGACCGGTGTCCTTCGACAAGTTCGCTGCGGCGATCCGGTCCTGTAACGGCCTGGGGATTCTGCAGAGCGCTCTCAGCGACTCGCAGCGTCTTTCCAGTTCATCTATACGCTCTGGCGCCGTTTGA
- a CDS encoding type II toxin-antitoxin system VapC family toxin, whose product MKVLVDTHTFIWALLHDHRLTPQAKTILRSEGHELVFSLVSLWEIAIKIKTGKLNAIGSSVAYIRDEMNEYGMEMLPIRYEHVLHLEALPHHHSDPFDRLLIAQALSEGLPILTANRAFRQYGVKTIW is encoded by the coding sequence ATGAAGGTGCTGGTTGATACCCATACTTTCATCTGGGCTCTTCTCCACGATCACCGGCTCACACCCCAGGCCAAAACAATTCTTCGCTCCGAAGGGCATGAGCTGGTCTTCTCCCTTGTCTCTCTCTGGGAGATCGCCATCAAGATCAAGACTGGCAAGCTGAATGCCATCGGCTCGTCAGTCGCCTATATTCGCGACGAGATGAATGAATATGGCATGGAGATGCTTCCTATCCGTTATGAGCATGTGCTTCATCTCGAAGCGCTGCCGCATCATCATAGCGATCCGTTTGACCGCTTGCTGATCGCTCAGGCGCTCTCGGAAGGCTTGCCGATTCTCACCGCCAACCGCGCATTCCGGCAGTATGGGGTAAAGACGATCTGGTAG
- a CDS encoding GlsB/YeaQ/YmgE family stress response membrane protein: MFSLLWTALIGLVVGALAKLILPGKDPGGILITMVLGIAGSFLGTFLGRLVGHYQEGQSAGFIMSLIGAIILLAIYHFFKRRQSV; this comes from the coding sequence ATGTTCAGTCTGTTGTGGACCGCGTTGATTGGCCTCGTTGTCGGTGCTCTCGCCAAGTTGATTCTGCCTGGAAAAGATCCCGGAGGTATTTTGATCACGATGGTCCTTGGTATCGCAGGCTCATTCCTGGGCACGTTCCTTGGTCGCCTGGTGGGGCATTATCAGGAAGGTCAATCGGCTGGGTTCATCATGTCGTTGATTGGAGCCATCATCCTGCTGGCGATCTATCACTTCTTCAAACGGCGCCAGAGCGTATAG
- a CDS encoding type II toxin-antitoxin system prevent-host-death family antitoxin, whose protein sequence is MEVNVHHAKTHLSKLIAAVEGGEEVIIARAGKPAVKLVLAAPTARKSRKHMLGSGIGKIWMAPDAFSPETDLEIQKLFEADDPKFDNLGPIKPRRKKKSA, encoded by the coding sequence ATGGAAGTCAACGTCCATCACGCCAAGACCCACCTCTCCAAACTCATCGCCGCGGTCGAGGGCGGGGAAGAGGTTATCATCGCCCGCGCTGGTAAACCAGCGGTGAAGCTGGTGCTTGCCGCACCAACAGCCCGCAAGTCGCGCAAGCACATGCTCGGCTCAGGCATTGGCAAAATCTGGATGGCTCCTGATGCCTTCTCGCCTGAGACCGATCTCGAAATACAGAAGCTCTTCGAGGCGGACGATCCCAAGTTCGACAACCTCGGGCCGATCAAGCCTCGCAGGAAGAAGAAGTCAGCATGA
- a CDS encoding GHKL domain-containing protein, with product MATKASYDLPPSPLGVGRVLAAAPETSTPIEQIVAALKDIPALEGLMDQEYRWLARHSSERVGQDGALIFCEDEPSYHMNIILRGEVMAHRRKSGPVARFVGRTSRVTGKLPFSRMKAWGADGRSVGPVWVLDIHEDLFPEMLQAIPSMGQRCVTLLLDRVRDFTRMDEQAEKLLALGKLAANLSHELNNPASAAQRSASIIASQLGESDETKYRLGRLFQSDNELEGYNEWVREVRELVKRSSGFSPIPTSPLDASDEEQQIIGWLERHNVAAPWDVGPTLAEGRVPVAMLDKLAEKISAGVLPAAIATFAGSLRVESMARTVVDSSERIFELISAIRGYSFMDRPAVQEIDLVQSIENTLAMFRSRMGRVRAQMEADPELPLVSAYGGELNQVWSALIENALDAMHDEGELTITIRQTAQTVIVEVRDDGPGIDAAIQSRIFEPFFTTKPLGTAMGLGLDTVQRIVNRHSGSVAMDSSPHSTCFQVRIPINLVRAY from the coding sequence ATCGCAACCAAAGCCAGCTACGACCTTCCACCCTCGCCGTTGGGAGTGGGCCGCGTGCTTGCGGCTGCCCCGGAGACATCGACTCCAATTGAGCAGATTGTGGCTGCGTTGAAAGATATCCCGGCCCTGGAAGGCTTGATGGACCAGGAGTACCGCTGGCTGGCGAGGCACAGCAGCGAGCGGGTGGGGCAGGACGGCGCTCTGATCTTCTGCGAAGACGAGCCCTCGTATCACATGAACATCATTCTTCGCGGCGAAGTGATGGCGCACCGGCGGAAGTCCGGTCCGGTTGCCCGCTTTGTGGGCAGAACATCGCGGGTTACGGGAAAGCTGCCGTTCTCGAGAATGAAGGCGTGGGGCGCGGACGGCCGCAGTGTGGGCCCGGTCTGGGTGCTGGACATTCACGAAGACCTGTTCCCCGAGATGCTCCAAGCGATTCCTTCGATGGGCCAGCGGTGTGTGACGCTCCTGCTGGACCGCGTGCGCGACTTTACCCGCATGGACGAGCAGGCGGAGAAGCTGCTCGCTCTGGGCAAACTGGCAGCGAATCTTTCGCATGAACTGAACAACCCTGCCTCTGCGGCACAGCGATCAGCGTCCATCATTGCTTCGCAGCTTGGCGAGTCGGATGAAACGAAGTATCGGCTGGGCAGGCTCTTTCAGTCGGACAATGAACTGGAGGGTTACAACGAGTGGGTGAGAGAGGTGAGGGAACTGGTGAAGAGATCATCGGGCTTCTCGCCGATTCCTACCAGCCCGCTTGATGCGAGCGACGAGGAGCAGCAGATTATCGGATGGCTTGAGAGACACAACGTCGCAGCGCCGTGGGATGTTGGTCCAACGCTTGCAGAGGGGAGAGTACCCGTCGCCATGCTTGACAAGCTGGCAGAGAAGATCAGTGCAGGGGTGCTGCCGGCGGCTATCGCTACCTTTGCCGGTTCGCTGCGTGTGGAGTCGATGGCCCGCACCGTGGTGGATTCCAGCGAACGGATATTTGAGCTGATTAGCGCCATCCGCGGCTATTCGTTTATGGACCGGCCCGCGGTTCAGGAGATTGATCTCGTCCAGTCGATCGAGAATACGCTGGCGATGTTCCGCTCGCGCATGGGGCGGGTTCGGGCGCAGATGGAGGCAGACCCGGAGTTACCCCTTGTGAGCGCGTATGGTGGCGAGCTGAACCAGGTGTGGTCGGCGCTGATTGAAAACGCTCTCGATGCGATGCACGATGAGGGTGAGCTGACGATCACGATCAGGCAGACGGCGCAGACTGTCATTGTCGAAGTGCGTGACGATGGGCCGGGGATCGATGCAGCAATTCAATCGCGCATCTTTGAGCCATTCTTTACGACGAAGCCTCTGGGCACGGCGATGGGGCTGGGGCTCGACACTGTGCAGAGGATCGTCAACAGGCATTCGGGGTCGGTTGCGATGGACTCGAGCCCACATTCGACCTGCTTTCAGGTAAGGATTCCGATCAACCTTGTGCGCGCCTATTGA